A single Sutterella megalosphaeroides DNA region contains:
- a CDS encoding LysR family transcriptional regulator codes for MRTLHLESLRLLKALCQTHNLASAAILAEMPVSTASRLLSAMREHFEDELFTRCSGGLAPTARMCRLLPKVNTLLADYDDLMEPESFSPATLRRCFLIGCLDRAVRFVGPMLDTLARTAPGVSIEIVTLDNRWEEHLRSGVLDLVISPVRKVGEGFCHAVLASLGTCFVVAPDHPLLARLEQNGTVTLDDLLEFGHIEVAYTPSVFYRSHAALEPERWRERRIVVTAPSFFSALLMVRTSHLVLRMTASPVSFYDTLGVLRTFEAPAELDEAFEPKLIWHERGAGDPALEWFRAALIANAGKA; via the coding sequence ATGAGAACACTTCACCTTGAGAGCCTGCGTCTTCTAAAGGCGCTTTGCCAAACCCACAACCTCGCCTCGGCGGCAATTCTCGCCGAAATGCCCGTCTCGACCGCATCGAGACTCCTGTCGGCCATGCGCGAGCATTTCGAGGACGAGCTCTTCACGCGCTGCTCGGGCGGCCTGGCGCCGACGGCGCGCATGTGCCGCCTGCTTCCCAAGGTCAACACGCTTCTGGCGGACTACGACGATCTGATGGAGCCCGAAAGCTTTTCGCCCGCCACGCTCCGGCGGTGTTTTCTCATCGGATGTCTCGATCGGGCCGTGCGCTTCGTCGGTCCGATGCTCGACACGCTCGCGCGCACGGCTCCGGGCGTCTCAATCGAAATCGTGACGCTGGACAATCGTTGGGAGGAACACTTGAGAAGCGGCGTGCTCGATCTCGTCATTTCACCCGTACGAAAAGTCGGCGAAGGTTTTTGTCATGCGGTGCTCGCCTCGTTAGGAACGTGCTTTGTCGTTGCGCCCGACCATCCGCTCCTTGCACGGCTCGAACAAAACGGCACCGTCACGCTCGACGATCTGCTCGAGTTCGGGCACATCGAAGTCGCTTACACGCCGAGCGTCTTTTACCGCTCGCACGCCGCGCTCGAACCCGAACGCTGGCGCGAGCGGCGCATCGTCGTCACCGCCCCCTCCTTTTTCAGTGCGCTCCTCATGGTGCGCACCTCGCACCTCGTCCTTCGGATGACCGCTTCGCCCGTTTCGTTTTACGACACACTGGGCGTGTTGCGTACCTTTGAAGCCCCCGCCGAACTCGACGAAGCGTTCGAGCCCAAACTCATCTGGCACGAGCGCGGCGCGGGGGACCCCGCACTCGAATGGTTCCGCGCCGCGCTGATCGCGAACGCGGGAAAGGCCTGA
- a CDS encoding aldo/keto reductase, translating to MLNFQNHTLELANGVQMPIIGFGTWQIPLNEHFTSSVQTAIQIGYRHFDTAQIYNNAQLLGEAIRDSGVPRSEFFISTKLWTSHRSYECAMEGFEQILEQLQMDYVDLLLIHWPASQGEAVVWQAQNYGAWRALETIYAQKRARAIGLANFLPHHLVPLLARASVAPMVNQLESHPGYTQFRAAGFSLANRIPVQNWSPLGRGTLLRHPIMTAIAEGHGVTPAQVALRWSLQHGLCPIPKATELRHQQENLRIWHFELTPEEMKILDTMPQTAFSGLHPDTVTF from the coding sequence ATGCTCAATTTCCAGAACCACACGCTTGAACTGGCCAACGGCGTCCAGATGCCGATCATCGGCTTCGGCACCTGGCAGATTCCGCTCAACGAACACTTCACCTCGAGCGTTCAGACGGCGATCCAGATCGGGTACCGTCACTTCGACACGGCTCAGATCTACAACAACGCGCAGCTCCTCGGCGAAGCGATTCGCGATTCGGGCGTGCCGCGCTCGGAATTCTTCATTTCGACGAAGCTCTGGACCTCGCACCGCTCCTACGAGTGCGCGATGGAGGGGTTCGAACAGATTCTGGAGCAACTCCAGATGGATTACGTCGACCTTCTGCTCATTCACTGGCCCGCCTCCCAGGGCGAAGCCGTCGTGTGGCAGGCGCAGAATTACGGTGCGTGGCGCGCGCTTGAGACGATCTACGCGCAGAAGCGCGCTCGCGCGATCGGGCTCGCGAACTTCCTTCCGCACCACCTCGTGCCGCTTCTGGCGCGTGCGAGCGTCGCACCGATGGTCAATCAGTTGGAAAGCCATCCGGGCTACACGCAGTTCCGCGCCGCGGGCTTTTCGCTTGCGAACCGCATCCCCGTGCAGAACTGGAGCCCGCTCGGGCGAGGGACCCTTCTGCGCCACCCCATCATGACCGCCATCGCCGAAGGGCACGGCGTCACGCCCGCGCAGGTGGCCCTGCGCTGGAGCCTCCAGCACGGTCTCTGCCCGATCCCGAAGGCGACCGAGTTGCGTCACCAGCAGGAAAACCTCCGTATCTGGCACTTCGAGCTCACGCCCGAAGAAATGAAGATCCTCGACACGATGCCGCAGACGGCGTTCTCGGGGCTGCATCCCGATACGGTGACGTTCTGA
- a CDS encoding sugar transporter: MTDRTLPQEGLRAWLPVLGLAFAAFTFNTSEFLPVGLLPDMAAGLSETVSDTGLIITGYAWVVAIMSLPLTLLTAKIERRKLLLGLIAVFALCHVVVLWTNTFESLLAARIGVAFTHSVFWSIMTPLAARMAPRGKRAVGLAAVMGGTIVATVLGVPIGTQLGHFFGWQEAFCVIGAAAFACLVLIWAVLPECPSNKAGSLAALPGLLKRPALLQLYFLTAVTVLGQFTAYSYVSPILAQAGYGESDVVTVLLVFGLAGILGTVVSTKTVDRFTSATLTVPLVVIALSLAFFNTAANLGYAELLVLTLFWGAAMTTVCMAFQTVVLNVASDAADIAVSLYSGIFNIGIGTGAFTGSLISARWGFDPVASSGAAFVAVSAVLCLALWVTTKSAVLPGGEKPAASTAGEEMPH; this comes from the coding sequence ATGACCGACCGCACGCTCCCTCAGGAAGGTCTCCGGGCGTGGCTTCCCGTTCTCGGGCTCGCCTTCGCCGCCTTCACCTTCAACACCTCCGAATTTCTCCCCGTGGGGCTTTTGCCCGACATGGCCGCCGGGCTCAGCGAAACCGTCTCCGACACCGGGCTCATCATCACGGGCTACGCCTGGGTGGTGGCGATCATGTCGCTCCCGCTGACGCTTCTCACCGCCAAGATCGAGCGCCGCAAGCTTCTTCTCGGCCTCATTGCGGTCTTCGCGCTTTGCCACGTGGTCGTTCTGTGGACGAACACGTTCGAGTCGCTCCTTGCGGCCCGCATCGGGGTGGCGTTCACGCACTCCGTCTTCTGGTCGATCATGACGCCCCTTGCCGCGCGCATGGCGCCGCGAGGAAAACGTGCCGTGGGGCTTGCGGCCGTCATGGGCGGAACGATCGTCGCGACCGTGCTCGGGGTGCCGATCGGCACCCAGCTCGGGCACTTCTTCGGTTGGCAGGAAGCGTTCTGCGTGATCGGTGCGGCGGCTTTTGCGTGTCTCGTCCTCATTTGGGCGGTGCTCCCGGAGTGCCCGAGCAACAAGGCGGGATCGCTCGCCGCCCTGCCGGGGCTCTTGAAGCGCCCCGCGCTTTTGCAGCTCTATTTCCTCACGGCCGTCACCGTGCTCGGGCAGTTCACGGCCTATTCCTATGTGAGTCCCATCCTCGCGCAGGCGGGCTACGGCGAATCGGACGTCGTCACGGTGCTGCTTGTTTTCGGCCTTGCGGGCATTCTCGGGACGGTCGTGTCGACGAAGACCGTCGACCGCTTTACGTCGGCAACGCTCACGGTGCCGCTCGTGGTGATCGCGCTCTCGCTCGCGTTTTTCAACACCGCGGCGAACCTCGGCTACGCCGAACTCCTTGTTTTGACGCTCTTCTGGGGCGCCGCCATGACGACCGTTTGCATGGCCTTCCAGACGGTGGTGCTCAACGTGGCTTCGGACGCCGCCGACATCGCGGTGTCGCTTTACTCGGGGATTTTCAATATCGGGATCGGCACCGGGGCCTTTACGGGAAGTCTTATTTCCGCCCGTTGGGGGTTCGACCCCGTGGCGTCCTCGGGGGCGGCCTTCGTGGCGGTGTCGGCCGTTCTGTGCCTTGCGCTCTGGGTGACGACGAAGTCGGCCGTCTTGCCGGGCGGCGAAAAGCCCGCCGCGAGCACCGCGGGCGAAGAGATGCCTCACTGA
- a CDS encoding metal-dependent phosphohydrolase, with protein sequence MSVSISRRRLLGSSSAALAAAAPFGALLSSPAAAAVSEALKPSFEHPLTQRTVAEMLAMSPVDTARESALVSNAFRVLVDAAEALREPALRNAVLAILKDPVPTVADTDEGKVLAALKAEGLIDAKRNKVFPHVTQKGRPEQPFWSAPGSGYASHHAYPGGLATHCALNVLSAVRLLENYDSVFDCDLDYDAAVSGELLHDLHKPWVFAWQPDGSSRVEKPLAKTGEHHVLSLAESMKRGLPARVVVAQAAAHDHPGTPAGEALVVGWIRAAAIIAGVDPVERGFLAADKKTLPLPRRSEGFVVHLADHDFVLSGPACQWSLPALKKLAASTYGLTSEKDFNSFRNYVFANLSAMRVWALLSTEGEAALAADVARILKA encoded by the coding sequence ATGTCCGTTTCGATTTCCCGACGCCGTTTGCTCGGCTCCTCTTCGGCCGCACTCGCAGCCGCCGCGCCCTTCGGCGCTCTTCTTTCGTCGCCCGCCGCCGCGGCGGTGAGCGAAGCTCTGAAACCCTCGTTCGAGCACCCCCTGACGCAACGCACCGTCGCCGAGATGCTCGCCATGAGCCCCGTCGACACGGCGCGCGAAAGCGCGCTCGTTTCGAACGCCTTCCGCGTGCTCGTCGACGCGGCGGAAGCGCTCCGGGAGCCGGCTCTGCGCAACGCCGTCCTCGCGATCCTGAAGGACCCCGTCCCGACCGTGGCCGACACGGACGAAGGGAAGGTGCTCGCGGCCCTCAAGGCCGAAGGGCTGATCGACGCGAAGCGTAACAAGGTCTTTCCGCACGTGACGCAGAAGGGCCGTCCCGAACAGCCCTTCTGGAGCGCCCCGGGCTCGGGTTACGCGAGCCACCACGCCTACCCCGGGGGGCTCGCGACCCACTGCGCGCTCAACGTCCTGTCGGCCGTGCGCCTGCTTGAAAACTACGATTCGGTCTTCGACTGCGACCTCGATTACGACGCCGCCGTGAGCGGAGAACTTTTGCACGACCTTCACAAGCCCTGGGTCTTCGCGTGGCAGCCGGACGGCTCCTCGCGCGTCGAAAAGCCCCTGGCGAAGACGGGCGAACACCACGTGTTGAGTCTTGCGGAATCGATGAAGCGCGGACTTCCCGCCCGCGTCGTCGTCGCGCAAGCCGCAGCGCACGACCACCCCGGAACGCCCGCGGGCGAAGCGCTCGTCGTCGGCTGGATCCGTGCGGCCGCGATCATCGCCGGAGTCGATCCGGTCGAGCGCGGGTTCCTGGCCGCCGACAAGAAGACGCTGCCCTTGCCGCGCCGCAGCGAAGGCTTCGTCGTGCACCTCGCGGACCACGACTTCGTTCTTTCGGGCCCCGCTTGTCAATGGAGCCTGCCGGCACTCAAAAAGCTCGCCGCTTCGACCTACGGTTTGACGAGCGAGAAGGACTTCAACAGCTTCCGCAACTACGTCTTCGCGAATCTCTCCGCGATGCGCGTCTGGGCGCTCCTCTCGACCGAGGGCGAAGCCGCGCTTGCCGCGGACGTCGCCCGAATCCTCAAGGCCTGA